In the Malania oleifera isolate guangnan ecotype guangnan chromosome 1, ASM2987363v1, whole genome shotgun sequence genome, one interval contains:
- the LOC131153316 gene encoding serine/threonine-protein kinase PBL34-like, whose protein sequence is MGLGPDAIQVGNWSVGKSEGRDKNDDDAEVTGCWVKFRFIVSCMSSRTKIDSSISGTSTQYAESKSTNDTSNDQPVAPVGSSSTTSNAESIPSTPNIGEELKVASQLRKFTFNELKSATRNFRPESLLGEGGFGCVFKGWVNETGSAPVKPGTGLTVAVKTLNHDGLQGHKEWLAEVNYLGDLLHPNLVKLFGYCIEDDQRLLVYEFMPRGSLESHLFRRSLPLPWSIRMKIALGAAKGLAFLHEEAERPVIYRDFKTSNILLDADYNSKLSDFGLAKDGPEGEKTHVSTRVMGTYGYAAPEYVRTGHLTSKSDVYSFGVVLLEMLTGRRSMDKKRPSGEQNLVEWARPQLGERRRLYRLIDPRLEGRFSVKGAQKAAQLAAQCLGRDPKARPLMSEVVEALTPLPDLKDMACSSSYFQAMQIEHVGSNINLRNGIKMRSDFPSRTGQPTGSFSATKGPHASPYHHNQLHRSPQPDVKPR, encoded by the exons ATGGGATTGGGTCCTGATGCTATTCAAGTGGGAAATTGGAGTGTGGGCAAATCAGAAGGGAGGGATAAGAATGATGATGATGCCGAGGTGACAGGGTGTTGGGTTAAGTTTAGGTTCATTGTAAGCTGCATGTCTTCAAGGACCAAGATAGATAGCTCTATAAGTGGCACTAGTACTCAATATG CTGAAAGTAAATCTACAAATGATACTAGTAATGACCAACCGGTAGCTCCAGTTGGATCCTCTTCGACCACTAGCAATGCAGAAAGTATTCCATCCACTCCCAACATAGGCGAGGAACTAAAAGTTGCTTCCCAGCTCCGAAAATTCACTTTTAACGAGCTTAAGTCAGCTACAAGAAATTTTAGACCTGAAAGTCTTCTTGGTGAGGGTGGGTTTGGATGTGTTTTTAAAGGTTGGGTCAATGAGACTGGATCTGCTCCAGTGAAACCTGGTACAGGGCTTACCGTTGCTGTTAAAACGCTTAACCATGATGGACTTCAGGGTCACAAAGAGTGGCTT GCAGAAGTAAATTATCTTGGAGATCTTCTACATCCTAATTTGGTTAAATTATTCGGTTACTGCATTGAAGATGATCAAAGGCTACTTGTATATGAGTTTATGCCTCGAGGAAGTTTGGAGAGTCACCTCTTTAGAA GATCCCTGCCTCTTCCTTGGTCTATCAGGATGAAAATTGCACTTGGTGCTGCAAAAGGCCTTGCCTTTCTTCACGAGGAAGCTGAAAGGCCAGTGATATATCGAGATTTTAAAACATCAAATATCTTGTTAGATGCG GATTATAATTCTAAGCTTTCAGATTTTGGACTTGCCAAGGATGGTCCAGAGGGAGAAAAAACACATGTATCAACCAGAGTAATGGGGACTTATGGCTATGCAGCCCCAGAGTATGTTAGGACAG GACACTTGACATCGAAGAGTGATGTCTACAGCTTTGGGGTGGTTCTGCTTGAAATGTTGACTGGCCGAAGATCCATGGACAAGAAGCGACCAAGTGGGGAGCAAAACCTAGTAGAATGGGCACGACCACAGCTTGGGGAAAGGCGTAGGCTTTATCGACTGATAGATCCCCGCCTGGAAGGAAGATTCTCTGTCAAGGGTGCACAGAAAGCAGCTCAGTTGGCTGCCCAATGCCTTGGCCGTGATCCAAAAGCCAGGCCTCTCATGAGTGAAGTTGTTGAAGCCCTAACACCACTGCCTGATCTCAAGGACATGGCATGTTCTTCATCCTACTTCCAAGCCATGCAAATTGAGCACGTAGGCTCCAATATAAATCTCAGAAATGGCATCAAAATGAGATCAGACTTTCCATCCAGAACTGGGCAACCAACCGGAAGCTTCTCCGCAACAAAGGGTCCACACGCCTCCCCATACCACCATAACCAGCTTCACAGATCACCACAGCCTGATGTCAAACCACGATAA